The proteins below come from a single uncultured Carboxylicivirga sp. genomic window:
- a CDS encoding SusC/RagA family TonB-linked outer membrane protein, protein MTNIKYLYLLIFVLIGGTMAMAQQGEQSLKVSGTVYDVQTNLPVEFVAIDNDTVASTFSDIEGKYNIKVLKHQGVLKVSAFGYINQDVIIAGRSEINIYLSPLGYSSLQRDVHTGFYSNKQAYTSQAITNLEVNTPYDNAARTGSETGESTFKGRVPGMEVLSRSGVPGVGSDIFLRGFSSLYGSNRPLIVVDGMVYDDREYGTSIINGQRKNQFTAIDITDIENITVVKDAASIYGAKAANGVIYIRTNHATEQSNKIELNMSGGVNLAPQGYPLMNADDFSLFMYDMHQSQGLSSDSIQRLPYMINSKSYEDYYRYHNNTDWQKELFAQSYNTNISFRITGGDDVALYALSVGYLKNEGTVNGTDYDKFNMRFNSDIKISKVFSLNSNISFMRGQQNHKSGTSINSLDNPYFQSLVKSPLLTSFKRTSTGIFSPVYEDYDIFGISNPTSILECANPMEQQVRNYRFVGSFNFNAKINKNLSLHNLVGVVFDKDRETFFIPSYGIVPDTTDLGVVYNRNGFRTLKQFTINNDFRVNYQKTFNGMHDFNAIAGARININQAEEDRATGANTPSDQYTSVGQGDPLFNKSGGFLSDWSSITYYAMANYAFHNKYFLSASVSLDGASHYGEDADGVKLGDYVYGVFPSVSGAWLLSSENFMSNISFVNLLKLRASYGLTGNDDYSLYHRYKYYSGINYLGQQGIVRGNIPNPAIQWETNTKLNLGLDMELLKSRLILSADVYQNKTDNMIENKVASIYSGEANYFFNNGSFTTQGIDLGITGKIITGKVNWDLGVAIGKYNTEVTALNDNRLESELYGATILTEVGGPVGVFYGYETAGVYATSQDAANSKLGNYLTNTSVVPFEAGDVIFVDHHNDNIENESYTSIIDDKDRVVIGDPTPDFFGEINTRVNYKDITLIANVGFSYGGDVFNVMRYQLESMDSYNNQTNAARNRWRYEGQVTDMPKASYNDPMMNNRFSDRWIEDGSYIRLRNITLSYKLPISTGFMDRPEVYVTGNNLLTFTDYKGLDPDFSASNNTLTRGIDMGLAPQSKSILLGIKLKL, encoded by the coding sequence ATGACGAATATTAAATATCTATACCTACTCATTTTTGTCTTAATAGGAGGCACCATGGCCATGGCCCAACAGGGTGAACAATCCCTGAAGGTTAGTGGTACCGTTTATGATGTACAAACAAATTTACCTGTTGAGTTTGTAGCCATCGATAACGATACGGTAGCTTCTACTTTTAGTGATATCGAAGGAAAATACAACATTAAAGTGCTCAAACATCAGGGCGTATTAAAAGTTTCGGCATTTGGATATATCAACCAGGACGTAATCATTGCCGGGCGATCAGAAATAAACATCTACCTGTCACCATTAGGATACTCATCTTTGCAGCGTGATGTTCACACCGGTTTTTATAGTAATAAACAAGCTTATACATCACAGGCAATTACTAACCTAGAGGTAAACACTCCATATGACAATGCAGCCAGAACCGGATCCGAAACGGGCGAAAGCACTTTTAAAGGACGCGTTCCTGGTATGGAAGTATTGAGCCGTTCAGGTGTTCCGGGCGTTGGTTCCGATATCTTTTTAAGAGGTTTTTCTTCATTATATGGAAGTAACCGTCCACTAATTGTTGTTGATGGAATGGTTTACGATGACCGCGAGTATGGAACAAGCATTATTAACGGACAACGTAAGAACCAGTTTACAGCAATTGACATCACCGACATCGAAAACATCACAGTTGTTAAAGATGCAGCTTCCATTTATGGAGCGAAAGCCGCGAATGGAGTTATTTACATTCGCACCAATCATGCCACAGAGCAATCGAATAAAATTGAATTAAATATGTCGGGTGGTGTTAACCTGGCTCCACAAGGATATCCTCTAATGAATGCCGATGATTTTTCGTTGTTCATGTATGATATGCACCAAAGCCAAGGTTTATCAAGTGATTCTATTCAGCGTCTTCCATACATGATTAACTCAAAAAGTTACGAAGACTATTATCGTTACCATAACAATACCGACTGGCAAAAAGAACTATTTGCACAGAGCTACAACACTAATATTAGTTTTAGAATTACCGGTGGTGACGACGTTGCATTGTATGCCCTATCTGTTGGTTATCTTAAAAACGAAGGTACAGTTAATGGGACCGACTATGACAAATTTAATATGCGATTTAACTCTGATATTAAGATAAGTAAGGTTTTTAGCCTTAACTCTAATATCAGTTTTATGAGAGGACAACAAAACCATAAAAGCGGTACAAGTATTAATAGTTTGGATAATCCTTACTTTCAATCATTGGTAAAATCTCCACTTTTAACTTCGTTTAAACGTACTTCAACAGGAATTTTTAGTCCGGTATATGAAGACTACGACATTTTTGGGATCTCGAACCCCACTTCAATTCTTGAATGTGCTAACCCAATGGAACAACAAGTGCGTAACTATCGCTTTGTGGGTTCTTTTAACTTCAATGCTAAAATAAACAAGAATTTAAGCTTGCATAATTTAGTTGGAGTAGTATTTGACAAAGATCGCGAAACCTTCTTCATCCCTTCATATGGTATTGTTCCAGATACAACTGATTTAGGTGTTGTATATAATCGCAATGGATTCAGAACACTTAAGCAGTTCACCATTAATAATGATTTTAGAGTTAACTACCAGAAAACATTTAATGGAATGCATGATTTTAATGCGATTGCGGGAGCCCGAATTAATATCAACCAAGCTGAAGAAGACCGTGCTACAGGAGCTAATACCCCTAGTGATCAGTACACCTCAGTTGGACAAGGCGACCCTCTTTTTAATAAATCAGGTGGATTCTTAAGCGATTGGAGTTCTATTACTTATTATGCTATGGCTAATTACGCTTTCCATAATAAATACTTCTTATCTGCCAGTGTTTCGCTTGATGGAGCTTCGCACTATGGTGAAGACGCTGATGGAGTTAAATTAGGCGATTATGTTTATGGAGTATTTCCATCTGTATCAGGTGCCTGGTTACTTTCATCCGAGAACTTCATGTCTAATATCTCATTTGTTAATCTGCTTAAGCTAAGAGCCAGCTACGGTTTAACCGGTAACGACGATTATAGCCTATATCATCGCTATAAATATTATTCAGGCATTAACTACCTAGGTCAACAGGGTATTGTACGTGGTAATATCCCCAACCCTGCTATTCAATGGGAAACCAATACTAAATTGAACCTTGGACTTGATATGGAATTGTTGAAAAGCCGCTTAATTCTTTCAGCTGATGTTTACCAAAACAAAACCGACAATATGATCGAAAATAAGGTGGCATCGATTTATTCCGGTGAAGCTAACTACTTCTTCAACAATGGTAGCTTTACTACTCAAGGTATAGATTTAGGTATTACTGGTAAAATTATTACAGGTAAAGTTAACTGGGATTTAGGTGTTGCCATAGGTAAATACAACACAGAAGTTACTGCTTTAAACGACAACCGCCTGGAATCTGAATTATATGGAGCTACTATTTTAACTGAAGTAGGTGGCCCGGTTGGCGTATTTTATGGTTATGAAACAGCGGGTGTATATGCTACATCACAAGATGCTGCCAATTCAAAATTAGGCAATTACTTAACCAACACCTCAGTTGTTCCTTTCGAAGCGGGTGATGTAATTTTTGTTGATCATCATAATGACAATATCGAAAATGAATCTTACACAAGTATTATTGATGATAAAGACCGTGTGGTAATTGGTGATCCAACTCCTGATTTCTTTGGCGAAATTAATACCCGTGTTAATTATAAAGATATTACCCTAATTGCTAACGTTGGTTTCTCGTATGGTGGTGATGTTTTTAATGTAATGCGCTATCAATTAGAAAGTATGGACTCATACAACAATCAAACCAATGCTGCCCGTAATAGATGGCGTTACGAAGGACAGGTAACTGACATGCCAAAAGCAAGCTATAACGACCCAATGATGAATAACCGCTTTTCGGATCGTTGGATCGAAGATGGATCATATATCCGATTAAGAAACATAACATTAAGTTATAAATTACCAATCAGTACTGGTTTTATGGATCGTCCAGAGGTATATGTTACCGGTAACAACCTATTAACATTTACTGATTATAAAGGATTAGATCCTGATTTTAGTGCAAGTAATAATACGCTTACACGAGGTATTGATATGGGACTGGCTCCTCAAAGTAAATCCATCTTATTGGGTATTAAACTAAAACTTTAA
- a CDS encoding RagB/SusD family nutrient uptake outer membrane protein: protein MKNNSLIIAFCLAFITLFSACNDILDVKDMDVLKESEHYKTIADANNAIFGAYALFQDIAPQLVVLNELRADLMDITYNADHFLEDVDKHTTTLDNPWTDPRPFYRVINNCNDVMKNLTAMYENSRITREQYNQRYSDMGALRSYVYLQLIIQYGSVPYITEPVETIDDILNNTNIKVLGLEDMVAELLDFMENIPYKAPYSDTDMTSGFDGFALNRAFIDKEYLLGELNLWNGNYLQAASYFKRIMERSAGNMDQYKIPTDFFTGSNYHSRYARYHENDLESAMNRWPTMFSTYGTSDFNNEWIWLMYYHKQYEPSPFYELFSYDNGEYYLKPSAAAINNWNSQVQSNGFLGDFRGNIEDGDGNTGSYKMIGNNPVITKYTSDHEENNPLQKPGKWFKWRASSLHLRYSEAANRDGKHTVAYALINNGIQPNYAFSGNKDTIYGQFNYEMTNLPFPYDFDARTTNNLQTPPAYRGLWYRNVGIRNRVSLQNFTVAEPSDSLLTIEDKILEENALEMAFEGDRWGDLVRISIRRGDPTILANKVARKFELAGDEATANRLRTYLSDRNNWWLPLVNKE from the coding sequence ATGAAAAATAATTCTCTAATAATAGCCTTCTGTTTAGCATTCATCACTCTTTTTTCTGCATGTAATGATATTCTAGACGTTAAGGATATGGATGTGCTTAAAGAAAGTGAGCATTATAAAACAATTGCCGATGCAAACAATGCCATTTTTGGTGCCTATGCACTGTTTCAGGATATAGCTCCTCAACTGGTGGTTCTAAACGAGCTTAGAGCCGATTTGATGGACATTACTTATAATGCCGATCACTTTTTGGAAGATGTTGACAAACATACTACAACATTAGATAATCCTTGGACTGATCCTCGTCCCTTCTATCGCGTTATTAACAACTGTAACGACGTGATGAAAAACCTTACAGCAATGTACGAGAATTCAAGAATAACACGCGAACAATACAATCAGCGCTATTCTGATATGGGTGCATTACGTAGCTACGTTTACCTTCAATTAATTATTCAATATGGTTCGGTGCCTTATATTACCGAACCTGTTGAAACCATTGATGATATTTTAAACAACACCAATATTAAAGTGCTGGGTTTGGAAGATATGGTTGCCGAATTATTGGATTTTATGGAGAACATCCCATACAAAGCTCCTTACAGCGACACTGATATGACATCGGGATTCGATGGATTTGCATTGAATCGTGCTTTTATCGATAAAGAGTATCTTTTGGGTGAGTTAAATTTATGGAATGGAAATTACCTGCAAGCAGCTTCTTACTTTAAAAGAATTATGGAACGCAGTGCCGGTAATATGGATCAGTATAAAATACCAACCGACTTTTTTACCGGAAGTAATTATCATAGTCGTTATGCCAGATACCACGAAAATGATCTGGAAAGTGCCATGAATCGCTGGCCAACCATGTTTTCGACTTATGGAACAAGCGATTTTAACAATGAGTGGATTTGGTTAATGTATTACCACAAACAATACGAACCCTCACCATTTTACGAATTATTCTCATACGATAATGGCGAATACTATTTAAAACCATCTGCTGCTGCCATCAATAACTGGAATTCGCAGGTTCAATCAAATGGTTTCCTTGGTGATTTCAGAGGTAACATTGAAGATGGTGATGGAAATACCGGATCGTATAAAATGATTGGAAACAATCCGGTAATTACAAAGTATACATCCGATCATGAAGAGAACAATCCTCTTCAAAAACCAGGGAAATGGTTTAAATGGCGTGCCAGCTCTTTACATTTACGTTATAGCGAAGCAGCCAATAGAGACGGTAAACATACCGTGGCCTATGCTTTAATCAACAATGGTATCCAACCTAATTATGCATTCTCAGGAAATAAAGATACCATATACGGACAGTTCAACTATGAGATGACTAATTTACCTTTTCCATATGATTTTGATGCACGAACTACCAATAATTTACAAACACCTCCTGCCTATCGTGGTTTATGGTATCGTAATGTTGGAATTAGAAACAGAGTGAGTTTACAAAACTTTACGGTTGCTGAACCAAGTGACTCTTTGCTTACTATCGAAGATAAAATTTTGGAAGAAAATGCATTGGAAATGGCCTTTGAGGGAGACCGATGGGGCGATTTAGTACGTATTTCTATTCGTCGTGGCGACCCAACTATTCTCGCCAATAAAGTGGCACGCAAATTTGAGCTGGCTGGTGATGAAGCTACAGCCAACCGTTTAAGAACCTATCTGTCTGACAGAAATAACTGGTGGTTACCGTTGGTTAACAAAGAATAA
- a CDS encoding T9SS type A sorting domain-containing protein, with product MKKFYLSKFKSLYMATAILLAGSSLKAQDDLTWNGNVSSNYLETQNWTPEGTVDGNNITFGNTSSYTNPCIIDGTSDITVNIMDMFAESTVDENDPNITYPAGVVTINMAPGTTFRVNGNRAPAGDYMKGTLNITGGNYHYNRLKNYYMDSDESIVNLNCETATYRHVVALGNGNTPSAGGRMNIEGSTIVYMNGLIRVPTNIPDKVSISLTDNAQMYINGDLVDYIHTCIDNGNIITSEDMDVVAEYDPNTLKTHVYLRAKDAFIIEPADRQLLVVGEAGSTVSVIENDGYTNMTGGVQWVYGTTDGNYTSEFTGETGTSIDPVFTEAGTFFMALKGTDGTSTIHYSNSVEFQVSSNLVNVSPEVAQNLRLGQTAATLTVTEEQTASTRDWKISTTAGGPYSSFDTPVGTTTCTPEFTEAGMYYIVCVSTINGVAYQSKEIQINVSEWNAAALNITYTGPNNGPAENMLNWDPAAYIHKNAITIPDDINAIINKAGKDTLAGITIGLNGVLTVKGESPTDTIWYRADHNSSPGSFLIEEGVFIKEKGFMRLYDVNTTFTVTGNAKAIFTTDTQYEATVLLSKTNAVNPPDGSNMYIQDNAQILFNTWPGRISGAAEYGNFYLQDNAQYVFSGNAIGYLSIYVNGEEDSEGNITRYPSFIAPQGFEVKMIYDANADETIIYAQDINSLYIANPEEQKIASGQASEPLTLQGAGLYSSFEWVWSEVRDGEYQSFSPAVTGQSGVVSFDEPGTYFVKCIADGSYTTTNFAIVNIVPVAITPGDDQELATNGIGAQLTAVYADGYIPVEWMARLKGDTEYQSFEALIGTPMTGDTYEPYGESFGTHFIVCKFTTPTGETIYSNEVGIWVDEAMSIKPEKEELGMKIYPNPSDGNFYIDVDSKESVTIEVINTAGALVSKKQVTAAGSIPVSLTTKGLYLVKVTSGKTVKVERIIVK from the coding sequence ATGAAAAAATTCTATCTAAGTAAATTTAAATCGCTTTACATGGCAACAGCTATTTTGTTAGCTGGATCAAGCCTAAAAGCTCAAGATGATTTAACATGGAACGGAAATGTTAGTTCCAACTATTTAGAAACGCAAAACTGGACGCCGGAAGGTACCGTTGATGGTAACAACATTACATTCGGAAATACAAGTTCCTACACTAATCCATGTATCATTGATGGTACCAGTGACATAACCGTTAACATTATGGATATGTTTGCAGAATCAACAGTTGATGAAAATGATCCCAACATTACTTATCCAGCGGGGGTTGTCACCATTAATATGGCTCCAGGCACAACTTTCAGAGTTAATGGCAACAGAGCACCTGCCGGTGATTATATGAAAGGTACACTAAACATAACAGGTGGTAACTACCATTATAACAGACTCAAGAATTACTATATGGATTCTGATGAGTCAATTGTTAATCTAAATTGTGAAACAGCTACTTATCGTCATGTGGTTGCTTTGGGTAATGGCAATACACCATCTGCCGGAGGTAGAATGAATATTGAAGGATCAACTATCGTTTACATGAATGGTTTAATTAGAGTCCCTACCAATATTCCTGATAAAGTAAGTATTTCACTTACCGATAATGCTCAAATGTATATTAATGGTGACTTGGTTGACTATATTCACACTTGTATTGATAATGGAAACATTATTACGAGTGAAGATATGGATGTAGTTGCTGAATATGATCCGAATACATTAAAAACACATGTCTATTTGCGCGCAAAAGATGCATTTATTATTGAGCCAGCCGATCGTCAGTTACTAGTGGTTGGAGAAGCTGGCAGCACTGTTTCTGTAATCGAAAATGATGGTTATACTAATATGACTGGTGGTGTTCAGTGGGTATATGGTACTACTGACGGAAATTATACTTCTGAGTTTACTGGTGAAACCGGTACTTCTATTGATCCAGTATTTACTGAAGCCGGTACATTTTTCATGGCTTTAAAAGGGACCGATGGAACTTCAACAATTCATTATTCGAACAGTGTTGAATTCCAGGTATCTTCCAACCTTGTAAATGTATCTCCAGAAGTAGCTCAAAACTTACGTTTAGGTCAAACTGCAGCAACATTAACCGTTACTGAAGAGCAAACAGCTTCAACTCGCGACTGGAAAATTTCAACTACTGCTGGTGGACCTTATTCTTCATTTGATACTCCTGTTGGCACAACAACCTGTACTCCAGAATTCACAGAAGCGGGTATGTATTACATAGTTTGCGTATCTACCATTAATGGAGTTGCCTATCAATCAAAAGAAATACAAATTAATGTTTCGGAATGGAATGCTGCAGCATTGAATATAACGTATACTGGCCCCAACAACGGTCCTGCAGAAAATATGCTAAATTGGGATCCTGCTGCATACATTCACAAGAATGCGATTACCATTCCTGATGATATAAATGCAATTATTAATAAAGCAGGTAAAGACACTTTAGCGGGTATTACTATTGGATTAAATGGAGTATTAACAGTTAAAGGAGAATCTCCAACTGATACAATTTGGTACAGAGCTGACCATAATTCATCTCCGGGATCTTTCTTAATTGAAGAAGGTGTCTTTATTAAAGAAAAAGGATTTATGCGTTTGTACGATGTAAATACTACATTCACAGTAACCGGGAACGCTAAAGCCATCTTCACAACCGATACTCAATACGAAGCAACAGTATTGTTATCAAAAACAAATGCAGTTAATCCACCTGATGGATCAAACATGTATATTCAGGATAATGCACAAATTTTATTCAATACATGGCCGGGTCGTATCTCAGGCGCGGCAGAATATGGTAACTTCTATTTACAAGACAATGCTCAATATGTGTTTAGTGGCAACGCCATAGGTTATCTATCTATCTACGTTAATGGCGAAGAAGACAGTGAAGGTAATATTACACGTTATCCATCATTTATTGCTCCTCAAGGTTTCGAAGTTAAAATGATTTATGATGCTAACGCTGATGAAACCATCATTTATGCACAAGATATTAATTCATTGTACATTGCAAACCCTGAAGAACAAAAAATAGCATCAGGTCAGGCGTCTGAACCTCTTACTTTGCAAGGTGCCGGTCTTTATAGCTCTTTTGAATGGGTATGGTCTGAAGTACGCGATGGAGAATATCAATCATTCAGTCCTGCTGTTACAGGCCAATCAGGAGTAGTTAGCTTCGATGAGCCTGGAACATACTTTGTAAAATGTATTGCTGATGGAAGTTACACAACTACCAACTTTGCCATTGTTAATATTGTTCCAGTAGCCATTACACCTGGAGATGATCAGGAATTAGCCACAAATGGAATTGGAGCACAACTTACAGCAGTTTATGCCGATGGTTACATTCCTGTTGAGTGGATGGCTCGTCTAAAAGGTGATACAGAATATCAATCATTTGAAGCTTTAATTGGTACTCCAATGACAGGTGATACTTACGAACCTTATGGGGAATCATTTGGTACTCACTTTATAGTTTGTAAGTTTACCACACCAACAGGTGAAACCATTTACTCAAACGAAGTAGGTATTTGGGTTGATGAAGCAATGAGTATTAAACCTGAAAAAGAAGAATTAGGTATGAAAATTTATCCTAATCCATCTGATGGTAATTTCTATATTGATGTAGATTCAAAAGAATCTGTAACCATTGAAGTTATTAATACTGCAGGTGCCTTAGTAAGCAAAAAACAAGTTACAGCTGCTGGTTCAATACCTGTATCTCTTACAACTAAAGGTTTATACCTTGTAAAAGTTACATCTGGTAAAACAGTTAAAGTTGAACGTATAATTGTTAAATAA